A single region of the Silene latifolia isolate original U9 population chromosome 8, ASM4854445v1, whole genome shotgun sequence genome encodes:
- the LOC141594368 gene encoding glutathione S-transferase-like, with product MAIKVYGYPTSTAVLRVVAALNEKQLDFEFVPVDMRAGAHKQQPFISLNPFGQVPALEDGDITLFESRAITKYIAYTYETQGTPLVHRDDKKQMAAESVWQEVEAHHFDPVGSKLGWELVYKVMLFGMETDMAVVEENEAKLVMVLDIYEARLAESKYLGGDSFSLADLHHLPLLNYLMETQVKKLFDERPHVSAWCKDILVRPAWEKTVAFYKHG from the exons ATGGCGATCAAGGTTTACGGATACCCCACGTCCACCGCGGTTCTCCGTGTCGTGGCCGCACTTAATGAAAAGCAGCTTGACTTTGAGTTTGTACCCGTTGACATGCGCGCCGGTGCTCACAAACAACAGCCCTTTATCTCTCTTAAC CCATTTGGTCAAGTTCCTGCTCTTGAAGATGGAGATATAACCCTTTTCG AATCGAGGGCCATTACAAAGTACATAGCATACACATACGAAACTCAGGGAACCCCACTGGTTCACCGCGATGACAAGAAACAAATGGCAGCTGAATCAGTATGGCAAGAGGTCGAGGCTCACCACTTTGACCCAGTGGGCAGCAAATTAGGTTGGGAGCTTGTCTACAAGGTTATGTTATTCGGAATGGAGACAGATATGGCAGTAGTCGAGGAGAACGAGGCTAAGTTAGTTATGGTCCTTGATATCTATGAGGCGCGATTGGCAGAGTCCAAGTACTTAGGTGGTGACTCCTTTTCATTAGCTGATCTTCATCACTTGCCTCTCTTGAATTATCTAATGGAGACTCAAGTGAAGAAGCTGTTCGATGAGCGGCCTCATGTGAGTGCTTGGTGTAAGGACATCTTGGTTAGGCCTGCTTGGGAGAAGACCGTGGCTTTTTACAAGCACGGTTAA
- the LOC141596878 gene encoding GTP-binding nuclear protein Ran-3-like, with product MALPNQQTVEYPSFKLVLVGDGGTGKTTFVKRHLSGEFEKKYEPTIGVEVHPLDFTTNCGPIRFYCWDTAGQEKFGGLRDGYYIHGQCAIIMFDVTARLTYKNVPTWHRDLCRVCENIPIVLCGNKVDVKNRQVKAKQVTFHRKKNLQYYEISAKSNYNFEKPFLYLARKLSGDATLHFKEAVALAPPEVHIDLVEQQRHEQELAVAAAQPLPDDDDDTFE from the exons ATG GCGTTGCCAAATCAGCAGACAGTTGAATACCCTAGTTTCAAACTTGTTCTTGTTGGCGATGGTGGTACAG ggaaaacaacaTTTGTGAAAAGGCATCTTTCTGGAGAATTTGAGAAGAAATACGAGC CTACTATCGGTGTTGAGGTTCATCCATTGGATTTCACCACTAACTGTGGGCCAATTCGATTTTACTGTTGGGACACTGCCGGTCAAGAGAAATTTGGTGGCCTCAGGGATGGATACTA CATTCACGGTCAATGTGCTATCATCATGTTTGATGTCACTGCCCGTTTGACGTACAAGAATGTCCCGACTTGGCATCGGGATCTTTGCAG GGTATGTGAGAATATCCCCATCGTGCTGTGTGGAAACAAGGTTGATGTGAAGAACAGGCAGGTGAAAGCCAAGCAAGTTACCTTCCACAGGAAGAAAAACTTGCAATACTATGAAATATCAGCTAAGAGTAACTACAACTTTGAGAAGCCCTTCCTTTACCTTGCTCGTAAACTTTCTGG TGATGCAACCCTGCACTTTAAGGAGGCTGTAGCTTTGGCTCCTCCTGAAGTACATATTGATTTGGTTGAGCAACAGAG GCATGAACAAGAGCTTGCAGTGGCCGCTGCTCAGCCCCTtccagatgacgatgatgatacaTTCGAGTAA
- the LOC141596879 gene encoding translocator protein homolog: protein MDSQNLTHRQPSHDPSAVDTTVVDDTTNIASQERQKVIAKRGLKSMGIAVSLPLILTLTNIIFFGANDTYKLTHKPNWVPPIWALHMACLGSAALMGLCGWIVWAEGGFHRKPGTVGLYLGQLGLSLMWDPLVFRMGANGVGLLVALGVCYALVQCYRSFKQVNQIAGDLVLPCLAWAGLLAFVNLKFLLT, encoded by the coding sequence ATGGACTCTCAAAACCTTACGCACAGGCAACCTAGTCACGACCCCTCAGCGGTGGACACCACTGTCGTCGACGACACAACTAACATAGCTAGCCAAGAACGACAAAAGGTGATAGCAAAACGCGGCCTAAAGTCCATGGGGATAGCAGTATCACTCCCACTAATCCTAACCCTTACCAACATCATCTTCTTTGGAGCAAATGACACATACAAACTAACCCACAAACCCAACTGGGTCCCACCCATATGGGCCTTACACATGGCTTGTTTAGGGTCGGCAGCGCTAATGGGCTTATGCGGGTGGATAGTATGGGCAGAGGGCGGGTTTCATAGGAAGCCTGGTACAGTGGGTCTGTATTTGGGTCAGCTCGGGTTGAGTCTCATGTGGGACCCGCTGGTGTTTCGGATGGGGGCGAATGGGGTAGGGTTGTTGGTGGCTTTAGGGGTTTGTTATGCTTTGGTGCAGTGTTATCGGAGTTTTAAGCAGGTTAATCAGATAGCTGGGGATTTGGTTTTACCTTGTTTAGCTTGGGCTGGGTTACTTGCCTTCGTTAATCTTAAGTTTTTGTTGACCTGA